The genomic interval CTCATCGTCTCCATCCTCGTGCTCGTCGTCCCCGGCCTGTTCGCCATCGACAGCGCGAACTACCAGCCGTTCTTCACCGGCGGGTTCGACGGGTTCGTCGCCGCCGCCGTCCCGCTGTTCTACGCCTACATCGGCATCGCAGTCGCGGCACAGATGGGCGCGGAGGTGAAGAACCCCGGTCGCAACCTCCCGCTCGCGATGGTCGGCGGGACGGCCGTCCTCATCGGCCTGTACATGCTGACGGCGGCGGTCATCTACGGCGTCGTCGGCGACTACACCGTGCTGGCGAACTCCGAGCGCCCGCTCGCCACCGCAGCCGAGGTGTTCCTCGGCGATATCGGAACCGCAATCGTCGCCATCGGCGGACTGCTCGCGACCGCCTCCAGCGTCCACGCGGTGATGGCCGCGGGCATCAAGATGCCGTACTCGTGGTCGTGGGACGAGGTGTTCCCGAAGCAGTTCTCCGCCGTCAGCGACCGCTTCCGCACGCCACACTGGTCGCTGCTGACGCTGTACGTCGTCGCCTCGGCGCTGACGTTCTGGTCGGGGGGTCTCGACCGCGCCATCGCCATCGCGACGTTCAGCTACCTCATCGCGTACCTCACGGTCTCGCTGACCGCGGGCTACGTCTACGTGAAGCGCCCGGACATCGCCCGGCAGGCGGCGTTCCAGCCGGCCTCGTGGTTCCTCGCGTCGGTGTTCGTCGCCGTGGCCGGTGCGGCGGGCCTGCTGACGCAGGCGGCGAACTGGACGGCGCTGTTCACCGGGAACTTCGGCGCGCTGACGACGCTCGCCATCTACATCCCGTGGCTGCTGGTCGGTCTCGGCATCTTCGGGGTCTACTGGAAACTCGGCGAACGCAGGGGGACCGACGTCCAGGCCATCCTCGACACGCTCCCCGGCGTCCCGAGCGACGAGTGGAACCCGGACATCCGCGACAGCGACCCGGACGCGACGGACGACCGGACGCCCAGTCCGGGGGCGGGTGACTGAGATGAGTCGACCACAGACCGTCGCGGACGCCATCGACGACGAGGCGACCGTCGACCTCCTGCAGGACCTCGTCCGCATCCGGAGCCCGTACTTCGAGGAGGCCGAGATAACCGAGTTCGTCTACGACTGGCTGGACGAGCGCGACCTCGACCCCGACTACCACCACGTCTCGGAACCGGACATCACGGGCTACGAGGGCGACAACGTCGTCGCACGCCTGGAGGGCAGCGACCCGGACGCGCCGACGCTCCTGCTGAACGCGCACATGGACACGGTGAAGATCGTCGAGGCGTGGGAGGAGGACCCCTGTTCCGGCCGAATCGAGGACGGGAAGCTGTACGGCCAGGGTGCGTGCGACATGAAAGGCGGGCTGGCGGGCATCATGGTCGCGTTCGAGGCGCTCGCCGACGCGGACCTCGCGGGCGACGTGCTGTTCACGGCCGTCGTCGACGAGGAGGGGCCGTACGGTCTCGGAGCCGACGCGCTCATCCGAGACGGCTACACCGACGACTGCGACGCGGCCATCGTCACCGAACCCGGTCCCATCCTCGCGCAGTCCGACGTCGAGAACCCCGCGCTCATCCTCGGCGCTCGCGGCCGGTTCCTCTACGACGTCGAGGTGACCGGGCTGGCGGCCCACGGCTCACAGCCGCACAAGGGCGTCAACGCCGTCGTCGACGCCGGACGCGTCGCGGAGGCGCTCGACGAACTCGACGTGGACTCGCACCCGGACCTGGGCGACGGGTCGGTCTGTCCCATCAGGATAGAGGGCGGGAGTCAGACGCTCTCGGTCCCCGAGTCGGCCCGCGTGATGGTCGACCGGCACGTCGTCATCGGGGAGACCAAGGAGATGGTACGGGACCAGGCCGAGACGGCCATCGACGACCTGGACCTCGCGAGCGACGTCGAGGTGGGCTTCCGCGAGGCTCCCGCGGACGACATCTACTACGGCCCGTACGTCACCGACGAGGACCACCCGCTCGTCCGCTCGCTCGACGGCGCGACGAGGGAGGTAGCCGGCGTCGACCCGGACGTCGCCTACTTCTCCAGCGTCGGCGACTTCAACTACTTCGGCGACCGTGCGGGCCTGCCGACGGTCATCGTGGGGCCGGACGGCGAGAACATCCACGGCGCTGGCGAGTTCGTCTACACCGACGAGGTGGTCGAGGTGGCTCGCATCGTCGCGGCGGCCGCCCACAGCTACACCGGCTGAGTCGACCGGACCGAGGAGCGTCGGCGCACGACGGTGCGGCGCGACGTGTCGGCAGTCGAGCGGTTCAGTCCTCCTCGTCCTCGATGTCGAACGTCTCGATGACCTTGAGCGGGACCTTGGTGAGAGCGCCTCCGATCTCGCTCTTCGCGATGCGCTGGGCGTGCTGTTCGCCCTCGGCGTTGAACACCTTCATCTCCAGGAGGAGCCCGACCAGTGCGGTGTCGGCGGCGATGAACGCGGAGTCGAACGCCTCGCCGCAGGCCGGGCAGGGCGTCCCGCCGACCTCGACCTCCACGTAGTCCATCTCCTTCTGGTTCAGGCGTTTGCCCGCTTCGCTCACTGCGACGCCGATGGCGTCGTCGATACCGTCCACGTCGCGAACCAGCCAGGCAGCCTCCATGGCGACCAGATAGTTGCTCATACCCTCCGCTCGGTGGCGACACATTCGGGCCTTGCGATTCGCCGCGCACGACATCTCGAACCGCCGCATAAGTTATGGCGAACGCTCGGTTCACTGCAGGGAGGCATACAGATAGTCACGAAATCAGGACAGTTGTAGTTGTGGTGGGTGCAACCGTGGTTGAATCGCTGTACTGCGGTACGGTCGGAGACGAGTCGAGCCGAGCGGTAGCCACAAAGCGTTTATAAGGTAACGGAATACCCAGTCGGTGAGGAACCCGATGTTCAGACACCTTCGGTCCCTGCTGTTGTTCGCCCTGTACCAGTGCTGCCTCCTGGCCGGCATCCTCCTGTTGCCGGTCGCGGTGGTCGCCAACCGAGTCGGCCTGCCGTTCCCGTTCCACCGGGTCGTCGGTCGGGTCGGGTCCGCGTACGACCGTGCGAGAGGACAGTAAGACCGGCTCTCACGAGCCCACAGCGATTCTCGGTTTTTCGACGCCCCTGAGTGACGTCCCCATCGTGAGTGGCGAGCGTGTCACCGGAGACGAGGCCATCATCGCAACGGGGAAGCGCCGTCCCCGGAGTCCCGTTGGGTAACCTATTTCCGGACACGCCGGGTAGGCGACGGTAATGTACCGCGAATCCAGCATGGAAGACCGGCGCGACTGGGAACCACCTATCTACAGCCCCGAGGTCGGCGACCTTCCGGAGATGGAGGAGAAGGACGCAGAGAAAGTGAACCAGACCGGGACGACGACGGTCGGCATCACGACGACCGACGGCGTCGTCATCGCGACGGACATGCGCGCTTCGCTCGGCGGTCGGTTCGTCTCGAACAAGAACGTCCAGAAGGTCGAGCAGATCCACCCGACGGCCGCCCTGACACTCGTGGGGAGCGTCGGCGGCGCACAGTCGTTCATCCGCAACCTCCGCGCCGAAGTCGACCTCTACGAGGCACGACGCGGCGAGCAGATGAGTATGCAGGCGCTCTCGACGCTCGCGGGCAACTTCGCCCGCGGCGGCCCCTTCTTCGCTATCAACCCCATCCTCGGCGGCGTCGACGACGAGGGCCACCACGTCTTCTCCATCGACCCCGCGGGTGGCGTCATGGCCGACGACTACACCGTCACCGGGTCGGGCCTGACCGTCGCCTACGGGACGCTCGAACGCGAGTACGAGGACGGTCTCTCGAACGACGAGGCGAAGTCCGTCGCCGCCAGCGCCGTCAAGGCCGCCGTCGAACGCGACACCGGGTCGGGTAACGGCGTCTTCCTCGCCGAGGTCACCGAGGAGGGTGTCGACATCAACGGCCACAAGGACTTCGACGAAGTGCTGTAACGGTCGCAACTACTCTCTCGCTTTCCGACCGACGCCTGAGCGACTGCTGTCGCGGTCACTCCGGAGAGTCGGATGCGAGAGGAGTATCGGAGGGAGCACCTCTTGGTCACCGGCGACCCGACGTGTGAACTGCCTACTCGGCGGAAGCAGCGTGTGAGGCCCCTTCGGTACGGAAGGCGACGAGGTCGAGTTCCTGGTCGTAGTGGACGAGGCCCGCCTCCTCCAGTCGTGGGACGTGGTCGTGGTACAGCGAGAGGTAGACGTCGAGCACCGTCTCGGGGTCCACCTCGACGATGCTGGTTCCGGCTTCGCTCACCGTGACCTCGTCGGCCACGTCGGGGAGCGATATCTGGTTGTGCTCCTCGACCAGCGCGATCATCTCGCGCCGACGGGCGTTCGCCAGCAGTTCGAACCCGTCGTCGGCCGAGTGCGTCCCGCCCTCGTCGACGGTCGAGTGCTCCTCGACGTAGTCGAACAACTGCTCGAACGACGCAGGCGGGTCGTAGTCGATGACGCCGTCGCGGGCGTCGACCATCCCCGCATCGACGAGTCGCGGGAGGTGGACGTGGTAGATGACCTTCTCGAGCTGCGAGCGCGTGGGGTACTCGCCGGCGAACGCGTCGACAAGCGCGTCGAAGCGCGTCCGGCCGACGCTGGCGAGGTGGTCCAGCAGGCGGCGGCGCTGGTTGCTCGCGAGGACGGTGTAGAACTCGTCGAGCGACGAACTGGCCGGGGTCGCTCCGTCCGGGAGCGCGGCCAGTGCGAGTACGTCGATGGAGTGGATGTCGGACGTCATTGGTCTGTTCCGGTCGCCGTTCGGTCGAGGTGTGGCGAAACCACACCACAGCGCGGGTGCCCGACGCCCGCATGCTCTGTCTCGCTGCTACAGATGAACAGTTTCGGCTGTACGGCTTTGTAAATGGTCCCTGCGAGTGCTGGCTTATGATTCTTTCGTCAACGTCGTGAAAGCGTCAAACCACGAACCACGACGGACGGCTCGCCCTCGGTCACACGCCCGACGATTCGGGCGTCCTCGACCTGCTCCACGAACCGCTCGGCATCGTCCGGTGCGAGCGTCGCGACGAACCCGGTCCCCATATTGAACGTCCGGTGCATCTCCTCGTCGGAGACGTCCCCCTCCGACTGGACGAACTCGAACACCGGCTGTGGGTCGAACGGGTCGGTCACGTCGTACCGGTGGTCGCCCATCCGCGTGAGGTTCGTCCACCCGCCGCCCGTGACGTGCGCGGCGGCGTGGGCGTCGCACTCCCGGAGCGGACCGAGCAGGTCCGTGTAGATGCGGGTCGGTTCGAGCAACACGCCGCCGACGGTCCGCTCCTCGTCCGGCGGAAACGGGTCGGTGTAGTCGTGGTTCTTCGTCGCGGCCTTGCGCGCCAGCGTGAGGCCGTTCGAGTGGATGCCCGACGACGGCACCCCGACGATGGCGTCGCCCACCTCGGCCTCGCCGGGGAGGAGCGCGTCCTTCTCGGCGACGCCCGCGCACGCACCGGCCAGGTCCAGCCCCGTCACCACGTCCGGGAGGACGGCCGTCTCCCCGCCGACGAGCGTGATGCCCGCCTCGGCCGCCCCCGCGTCGAGGCCCGTCCCGATCTGTTCGGCGGTGGCGTCGTCGGGCGCGTCGACGGCGAGGTAGTCGACGAACGCGACGGGGTCGACGCCCGCAGCGACGAGGTCGTTGACGTTCATCGCGATGCAGTCGATGCCGATGGTCGAGTAGTCGCCCAGCGCCTCGGCGACGAGCAGTTTCGTCCCGACGCCGTCGGTGGCCAGCGCGAGGTACCGGTCGCCGATGTCGACGAGCCCGGCGTAGTCGCCCGTCGACCCGCCGATGGCACCGACCAGCGCGGCGGTCGCCGCCTCGCTGTCGGCGATGTCGACGCCGGCGTCCGAGTAGGTCATCCCCTCCCCGTCGGAGGCGTCTCGGTCCGTATCCTCGGTCATGGGCGAGAGAGCGACGAGCGAACGCAAAAGCGAATCGGTACCGGGGCGACGAGTCGGTTCGACCCGTTCAGCCGAAGGCCAGGCCGGGGCCGAGGAGGGCGAGCGCCGCGAGACCGGCGCAGACCGCGAACGACACGGCGAACACGGCCTTCGACCACGCCAGCACCTTCCGGCCGTCGAGCGGCCCGAACGGAATCATGTTGAACCCGGCGAGCAGGGCGTTGATGACGACGCCGAGGCCGCCGACGCTCCCGAGCAGCCCGTCGAGGAAGACGAGGGGGAAGA from Halomarina salina carries:
- a CDS encoding APC family permease, with protein sequence MSSGTADNSLARNMGPMGAIATVVAGTLGAGLFVTLGTASSTTGPSVILVVALSGLLAMAIATNYSWMATIFPGAAGSYTYISRTFGSRLPGFLVTWSKWLGYMAADAVLAIGFGSYLKVFYPNTTLPFGVDFTVGVGFALLTVLFLVNLVGTKGYSVSQNAIFAFLIVSILVLVVPGLFAIDSANYQPFFTGGFDGFVAAAVPLFYAYIGIAVAAQMGAEVKNPGRNLPLAMVGGTAVLIGLYMLTAAVIYGVVGDYTVLANSERPLATAAEVFLGDIGTAIVAIGGLLATASSVHAVMAAGIKMPYSWSWDEVFPKQFSAVSDRFRTPHWSLLTLYVVASALTFWSGGLDRAIAIATFSYLIAYLTVSLTAGYVYVKRPDIARQAAFQPASWFLASVFVAVAGAAGLLTQAANWTALFTGNFGALTTLAIYIPWLLVGLGIFGVYWKLGERRGTDVQAILDTLPGVPSDEWNPDIRDSDPDATDDRTPSPGAGD
- a CDS encoding M20 family metallopeptidase, whose protein sequence is MSRPQTVADAIDDEATVDLLQDLVRIRSPYFEEAEITEFVYDWLDERDLDPDYHHVSEPDITGYEGDNVVARLEGSDPDAPTLLLNAHMDTVKIVEAWEEDPCSGRIEDGKLYGQGACDMKGGLAGIMVAFEALADADLAGDVLFTAVVDEEGPYGLGADALIRDGYTDDCDAAIVTEPGPILAQSDVENPALILGARGRFLYDVEVTGLAAHGSQPHKGVNAVVDAGRVAEALDELDVDSHPDLGDGSVCPIRIEGGSQTLSVPESARVMVDRHVVIGETKEMVRDQAETAIDDLDLASDVEVGFREAPADDIYYGPYVTDEDHPLVRSLDGATREVAGVDPDVAYFSSVGDFNYFGDRAGLPTVIVGPDGENIHGAGEFVYTDEVVEVARIVAAAAHSYTG
- a CDS encoding DUF555 domain-containing protein, which produces MSNYLVAMEAAWLVRDVDGIDDAIGVAVSEAGKRLNQKEMDYVEVEVGGTPCPACGEAFDSAFIAADTALVGLLLEMKVFNAEGEQHAQRIAKSEIGGALTKVPLKVIETFDIEDEED
- the psmB gene encoding archaeal proteasome endopeptidase complex subunit beta, producing MYRESSMEDRRDWEPPIYSPEVGDLPEMEEKDAEKVNQTGTTTVGITTTDGVVIATDMRASLGGRFVSNKNVQKVEQIHPTAALTLVGSVGGAQSFIRNLRAEVDLYEARRGEQMSMQALSTLAGNFARGGPFFAINPILGGVDDEGHHVFSIDPAGGVMADDYTVTGSGLTVAYGTLEREYEDGLSNDEAKSVAASAVKAAVERDTGSGNGVFLAEVTEEGVDINGHKDFDEVL
- a CDS encoding DUF7344 domain-containing protein encodes the protein MTSDIHSIDVLALAALPDGATPASSSLDEFYTVLASNQRRRLLDHLASVGRTRFDALVDAFAGEYPTRSQLEKVIYHVHLPRLVDAGMVDARDGVIDYDPPASFEQLFDYVEEHSTVDEGGTHSADDGFELLANARRREMIALVEEHNQISLPDVADEVTVSEAGTSIVEVDPETVLDVYLSLYHDHVPRLEEAGLVHYDQELDLVAFRTEGASHAASAE
- the purM gene encoding phosphoribosylformylglycinamidine cyclo-ligase, whose protein sequence is MTEDTDRDASDGEGMTYSDAGVDIADSEAATAALVGAIGGSTGDYAGLVDIGDRYLALATDGVGTKLLVAEALGDYSTIGIDCIAMNVNDLVAAGVDPVAFVDYLAVDAPDDATAEQIGTGLDAGAAEAGITLVGGETAVLPDVVTGLDLAGACAGVAEKDALLPGEAEVGDAIVGVPSSGIHSNGLTLARKAATKNHDYTDPFPPDEERTVGGVLLEPTRIYTDLLGPLRECDAHAAAHVTGGGWTNLTRMGDHRYDVTDPFDPQPVFEFVQSEGDVSDEEMHRTFNMGTGFVATLAPDDAERFVEQVEDARIVGRVTEGEPSVVVRGLTLSRR